Within the Gloeobacter kilaueensis JS1 genome, the region TCGAGCTGGCGGCTACCCTCGGAGATCTGCTGCCCCAGTGGTACGAGCCCCTGGGAGGCGATCCGCGCGAGTTGCAGATTGTACTGATCAACCACGGCAAGATGCTCCTCGAAGGCGACATCAACAGCAAGCTGCGCTCAGCCGCGACAGAGGCGCTGGCCAGCCGCCGCGCTCCCGTCCGGTTGCAGCTGGTACGGCGGTGGTCGAGGTGCAGCCGGGCCAGGTGGCCCTTCAGCCCGCAGACCAGGATCAACTTCGGTGGCTGGCAGCCCAGACCGTGATCTGGACTGCTGGGACCGCCACACCGGAACTTGTCCGCGCACTGCCGGTGAGCGAGCACAACCGCGACCATCGCGGCCAGTTGCGCGTCAACGAGGCGCTGCAGTTGCCGGAATACGCCGAGGTTTTTTGCGGCGGCGACTGCGCCGTCGATTACCAGTCTGCTGCTCACAACGGCCATCGCCAGGACTACGAACCGCACGAGGCGGACCGGAACAAAAGCCACGGCCAGGCCAGACCGCTCCCTTCCACTGCCCAGGTCGCCTACCAGCAGGGTGCCGGTATCGCCGAGAATCTGGTGCGCCTGGCGGAAGGCAAACCGCTGCAGCCGGTGGCTGTCAACTTGCGAGGCTCGCTTTTGAAACTGGGCCTGGGGGAGAGCGCCGCCGAAATCTACGATCGCATCGAGATCAAGGGCAAAATTGGCCACCTGATCCGCCAGGGAACCTATCTGGAGCTGTTGCCCGACATCAGCCACGACTTTAAGGTGACCCTCGAATGGATCACAGACGGCATCCTCTCGCGCTTTGCCGGTAGCTGATCCACCTGCTCCTACGTCTCAACCACCTGGGTCGAGAGGCCGCTCAGGGTACCCTTTCGGTTGCGACCGACTATGTAGATGTCAGCCTCCGTATCGCCTACCCGGTACACCTGCACATCGTTCAAGTTCTGCTCGATCGTCTGAACGAGGTGCCGGAAGCGGGCGGCTGTCTGCTGTTCCTCGGGGCCGTACCAATCTTCTTCGCGGCAGGCCGAGCTGAAGAACTCTCGAAGGGCCAGCTTTCTTACACGCATCCCGGTAGCATGGCCGGTGCGCTTCAACAGTTGGGCAGAATCGATCGTCGCAACCGGCCAACGGAGGGCACGAAAAGGCGCTTCCGACTCACTGATAAATATGAGCCCAGCAGCGGCCTCCTGCAAAAGCGCCGCTGGATCGTCGGCGGATTGTTCCTCGCTCATCGTCAACTTGATACTTTTGAGGCCAGGATAATGCAATTGCCTGTATCTGACGACGGAAGCTCTCTTGAACCTCTACCTCATCCGCCACGGCGAGACGCGCCTCAGCGAAGAGCGGCGCTTTTGCGGCAGTACCGACCCGCCTCTCAGCACCACCGGCGTGAGCAACGTCGAAAAACTGGCCCACTGGCTTGCTGCCCACCAACCACTGCCCGACATCGTGTTTACAAG harbors:
- a CDS encoding nuclease A inhibitor family protein, translating into MSEEQSADDPAALLQEAAAGLIFISESEAPFRALRWPVATIDSAQLLKRTGHATGMRVRKLALREFFSSACREEDWYGPEEQQTAARFRHLVQTIEQNLNDVQVYRVGDTEADIYIVGRNRKGTLSGLSTQVVET